The following proteins are co-located in the Syntrophorhabdaceae bacterium genome:
- the gltA gene encoding NADPH-dependent glutamate synthase: MSQEKMERSSKIDLDRTDMPKQPSEIRRHNFNEVALGYTEEHAIKEAKRCLQCKKPRCKTGCPVEIDIPDFISCIVKGDFAAGIKKIKEKNCLPAVCGRVCPQETQCESKCILANKKGEIAIGRLERFLADWEAKQGKIDIPKKAKPTGKKVAVVGSGPAGITVAGDLILLGHEVTIFEALHRAGGVLTYGIPEFRLPKAIVAREVEYIKMLGVKVITDFVVGKTRSIDELLEEFDAVFIGTGAGLPWFMNIPGENLNGVYSANEYLTRMNLMQGYKFPMSSTPVRKHLKVAVVGGGNVAMDSARTALRMGADEVRIIYRRSHAELPARLEESENAEEEGVIFNMLTLPVRYIGDERGWLKEIECIKMELGEPDASGRRRPIEIPNSNFRIPMDAVVCAIGNSPNPLVPSTTPGLETTRHGTLVADPETGKTTRDRVWAGGDIVTGAATVILAMGAGRKAATSIHEYLMSK; the protein is encoded by the coding sequence ATGAGCCAAGAAAAGATGGAAAGGTCCTCAAAGATAGATTTAGATCGCACTGATATGCCAAAGCAACCCTCTGAAATAAGGAGGCACAACTTTAATGAGGTTGCCCTGGGCTATACAGAAGAGCATGCCATAAAAGAGGCAAAGAGATGTCTCCAGTGCAAAAAACCCCGTTGTAAAACAGGATGTCCTGTAGAGATAGACATACCTGACTTTATATCATGTATTGTAAAAGGTGATTTTGCAGCAGGCATTAAAAAGATAAAGGAAAAAAACTGTCTACCAGCAGTGTGTGGAAGGGTCTGTCCACAGGAGACCCAATGTGAATCCAAGTGCATATTGGCAAACAAAAAAGGGGAGATAGCCATAGGAAGGCTTGAGAGGTTCCTGGCAGACTGGGAGGCAAAACAGGGAAAGATAGATATACCGAAAAAGGCAAAACCAACAGGTAAAAAGGTGGCAGTTGTAGGTTCAGGGCCTGCTGGTATAACTGTGGCAGGAGACCTGATACTTTTAGGCCATGAGGTCACCATCTTTGAGGCACTTCACAGGGCAGGCGGGGTATTGACCTATGGTATACCTGAGTTCAGACTCCCTAAGGCCATTGTAGCCAGAGAGGTGGAATACATAAAGATGCTGGGCGTAAAGGTCATCACAGACTTTGTGGTAGGCAAAACCCGCTCTATAGATGAGCTCCTGGAAGAGTTTGATGCAGTATTTATCGGCACAGGCGCAGGCCTGCCGTGGTTCATGAATATACCGGGAGAAAACCTAAATGGTGTGTATTCTGCCAATGAATATCTTACCAGAATGAATCTCATGCAAGGCTATAAATTCCCCATGTCTTCAACACCTGTGAGAAAACACTTAAAGGTAGCTGTGGTGGGTGGTGGCAATGTTGCCATGGACTCTGCAAGGACAGCGCTCCGTATGGGTGCCGATGAGGTAAGGATCATATATAGGCGCTCTCATGCAGAGCTACCAGCAAGGCTCGAGGAGAGCGAAAACGCCGAGGAAGAAGGTGTAATATTCAATATGCTTACACTCCCTGTGAGATATATAGGCGATGAGAGGGGATGGCTGAAGGAGATAGAATGCATCAAGATGGAACTTGGAGAACCAGATGCATCAGGAAGAAGAAGGCCTATTGAGATACCTAATTCAAACTTTAGAATACCCATGGATGCAGTGGTCTGCGCCATAGGGAATAGTCCTAATCCCCTTGTGCCTTCCACAACACCTGGTCTTGAAACAACAAGGCATGGAACACTTGTGGCAGATCCTGAGACAGGCAAAACAACAAGAGACAGGGTTTGGGCAGGAGGAGACATCGTAACAGGTGCTGCCACGGTCATACTTGCCATGGGCGCAGGGAGAAAAGCAGCAACGTCGATACACGAATATTTAATGTCTAAATAG
- a CDS encoding sulfide/dihydroorotate dehydrogenase-like FAD/NAD-binding protein, producing the protein MNKIIERKMIVPNMHLIEIEAPDIAKKVRPGQFVIVRHDEEGERIPLSVADWDLEKGTITIIFMEVGASTGNLASLNSGDSVATCVGPLGNYTEIKPYGTVMCIAGCYGIGSIYPVARALKNTGNRILTVLEARSSYLLYWVDRYVSLSDKIFTITRDGSIGYKGHMKRLPDILNSLPAFPDMIIVNGCTYLMAHTSHVTKEMGIPTIVNLNPIMIDGTGMCGVCRVTVGGNMKFACVDGPEFNGHDVDWKEFLARRKAYMEEETLFFRRSEPKPKFHKEGKCQV; encoded by the coding sequence ATGAATAAGATTATAGAACGTAAGATGATAGTGCCTAATATGCACCTTATCGAGATTGAGGCACCGGATATTGCAAAGAAGGTGAGGCCTGGACAGTTTGTCATTGTAAGGCATGATGAAGAAGGAGAAAGGATACCCCTATCGGTGGCTGACTGGGATTTGGAAAAGGGGACTATAACCATAATATTTATGGAGGTAGGGGCATCAACAGGTAACCTGGCATCTCTCAATAGCGGTGACTCGGTAGCCACTTGTGTTGGACCGTTGGGTAACTATACAGAGATAAAACCATACGGGACTGTCATGTGCATAGCCGGTTGCTATGGCATAGGAAGTATTTACCCTGTTGCAAGGGCGTTAAAAAACACAGGCAACAGGATACTTACCGTCCTTGAGGCAAGGAGTTCATATCTCTTATACTGGGTTGATAGGTATGTCTCTTTATCCGATAAGATATTTACCATTACCCGTGATGGCAGTATTGGTTATAAAGGACACATGAAGAGACTCCCGGATATACTGAACAGTCTCCCTGCCTTCCCTGACATGATCATCGTCAATGGCTGCACATATCTCATGGCACATACATCTCATGTAACCAAGGAGATGGGGATTCCCACCATTGTAAATCTAAACCCCATTATGATAGATGGGACAGGCATGTGCGGTGTATGTCGTGTAACAGTGGGAGGCAATATGAAATTCGCATGTGTGGATGGGCCAGAGTTCAACGGTCATGATGTGGATTGGAAAGAGTTTCTTGCCAGGAGAAAGGCATATATGGAGGAAGAGACTCTATTTTTCAGGCGTAGCGAACCAAAACCAAAATTCCATAAAGAAGGGAAGTGTCAGGTATGA
- a CDS encoding molybdopterin-dependent oxidoreductase, whose product MTKEKTVNITIDNQRLEVKAGLTILQAARLNNIYIPSLCAMEHLPSYGACRLCIVEVDGIRGFPTSCTTPVDEGMVIRTDTQELRNLRQEILKLLLSEHPASCLFCSEKDECMEFQGTIRKVGYTTGCRYCPNDHRCELQTITEKIGLTETSYPVYYRNFPIEKYDPFYDRDYNLCILCGRCIRVCNDIRLNGTLSFKQRGQLTTIGPAFDRSHIEAGCEFCGACVNVCPTGTLSVKTGKWYGAPEKEIKTTCNFCSIGCVLKLQTKNNTVIDSVPDYDSPIDKGIICVKGRFCITEYVHSPTRYDSPMEMTPVGYNNIDWEQALNMASEKIGSSKPDESMFIVSPYMLNEDLFVAQEFARKTIGTDNIISAPLLYLSDDFVPYWNMTCRSFGIDAIKDAHAIITIGFNSLYDYSPIGIEIKKSARNGACVVTINHKETNLDMLSHSSIQAEPSLWHDILDALIGDKRKAISKTAEEVFKKEHIDIEEIRKLFSSAKSRIIVLGHQSINHPKRSDLFHKIEDAIEKKSWGIIMANPYTNLMGMLLMGAFPGIRPKDILLEDPRDGFLNLKSGIFNPDLNKKKKLIYVLGDVPADLLPDCDYLIYQNAIPGRFSRQPDLILPTTIFPESEGTILNSEHLFMPVNKVIEPHMDSKQDWWILQAISERMKKGKLKYKNLQSIQTEIKKLIKGYPNNKKRIEFKRLGISGVTKTKVDKYFPIPDFTRATHRGIALSDVVSGMKVIERSIDE is encoded by the coding sequence ATGACAAAAGAAAAGACAGTAAATATTACCATTGACAACCAAAGATTAGAGGTAAAGGCAGGGCTTACCATACTCCAGGCAGCAAGACTAAATAACATATACATACCTTCCCTTTGTGCCATGGAGCACCTGCCATCATATGGTGCGTGCCGCTTATGTATTGTAGAGGTAGATGGAATAAGGGGTTTTCCCACCTCATGCACTACCCCGGTAGATGAAGGAATGGTTATAAGGACAGACACACAGGAGCTAAGGAACTTGAGACAGGAGATACTTAAATTACTTTTGAGTGAACATCCTGCAAGCTGCCTTTTCTGTTCCGAAAAAGATGAATGTATGGAATTTCAGGGAACCATAAGAAAGGTAGGATATACAACAGGATGCCGTTATTGTCCTAATGACCATAGATGTGAACTCCAGACCATAACAGAGAAGATAGGCCTAACTGAGACTTCCTATCCTGTATATTACCGCAATTTTCCCATAGAAAAATATGACCCTTTCTATGACCGGGATTATAACCTCTGTATACTCTGCGGCAGGTGCATCCGTGTTTGTAATGATATAAGGCTAAACGGCACATTAAGCTTTAAACAGAGGGGCCAGTTGACAACCATAGGTCCGGCCTTTGATAGGAGTCATATTGAGGCAGGTTGTGAGTTCTGTGGTGCCTGTGTCAATGTATGCCCTACCGGCACATTAAGTGTAAAAACAGGAAAATGGTATGGCGCACCTGAAAAAGAAATCAAAACCACGTGTAATTTCTGCTCTATAGGTTGCGTTCTTAAACTTCAGACAAAGAATAATACTGTTATAGATAGTGTCCCTGATTATGATTCTCCTATAGACAAGGGTATTATATGTGTTAAGGGTAGATTCTGTATAACAGAATACGTCCATAGCCCCACAAGATATGATTCGCCCATGGAGATGACCCCTGTGGGTTATAATAATATAGATTGGGAACAGGCATTGAATATGGCTTCCGAAAAGATAGGTAGTTCAAAACCAGATGAATCGATGTTTATTGTATCACCTTACATGCTCAATGAAGACCTGTTCGTTGCCCAGGAGTTCGCCAGAAAGACCATAGGGACAGATAATATCATATCAGCACCTCTTCTTTACCTAAGTGACGATTTTGTTCCATACTGGAATATGACCTGCCGCTCATTTGGCATAGATGCCATAAAAGATGCCCATGCAATCATTACCATAGGTTTTAATTCCCTTTACGATTATTCACCCATTGGGATAGAGATAAAAAAGTCAGCACGTAATGGTGCATGTGTTGTCACCATAAACCACAAAGAAACAAACCTTGATATGCTATCCCACTCTTCAATACAGGCAGAACCATCCTTATGGCATGATATATTAGATGCATTGATTGGAGATAAAAGAAAGGCAATCAGTAAAACCGCAGAAGAGGTATTTAAGAAAGAACATATAGATATAGAAGAGATAAGGAAATTATTCTCTTCAGCCAAGAGCAGGATAATAGTCCTTGGACACCAAAGCATCAACCATCCCAAAAGGTCAGACCTTTTCCATAAGATAGAGGATGCCATAGAGAAAAAATCCTGGGGCATAATAATGGCAAATCCATATACAAACCTTATGGGCATGTTGCTTATGGGTGCATTTCCAGGAATAAGGCCAAAGGATATATTATTAGAAGACCCTCGAGACGGTTTTTTAAATCTGAAATCAGGGATCTTTAACCCTGACCTAAATAAGAAGAAAAAACTGATCTATGTTTTAGGTGATGTCCCTGCTGATTTGTTGCCTGATTGTGATTATCTCATATACCAGAATGCCATCCCCGGAAGGTTTAGCAGGCAACCAGACCTTATCCTGCCTACCACCATTTTTCCCGAATCAGAGGGAACTATTCTAAATTCAGAACATCTTTTCATGCCTGTCAATAAGGTAATAGAGCCCCATATGGATTCAAAACAAGACTGGTGGATACTCCAGGCAATCTCTGAGAGGATGAAAAAGGGCAAATTAAAATACAAAAACCTGCAATCCATCCAGACAGAGATAAAAAAACTGATAAAGGGTTATCCAAATAACAAAAAGAGGATAGAATTTAAAAGGCTCGGCATATCAGGGGTAACCAAGACAAAGGTAGATAAATACTTCCCCATCCCTGATTTTACAAGGGCTACACACAGAGGTATAGCGCTTTCGGATGTTGTTTCAGGTATGAAGGTTATTGAAAGGAGCATAGATGAATAA
- a CDS encoding PAS domain S-box protein: protein MAKPVDKKETIVIVKGKRKGIASPIKTFIKKIMPFGRIIQANDINEGINLFPKDHPGLIITDTDSFSNILNKIKLEEKTDSCMDTKEQLKVCQQRYQELLNNMKIGVVIYETPDNGETFYVKEFNKGAEFIEKVKGSEIIGKKIDEVFPGVHQFGLTEVIKRVYKTGSPEHHPIGLYSDERIKGWRDNYVYRLPSGEVVTIYTDETDRKQAEQALQKSEERYRNIFENISEGIFQTTPEGRYILVNPALARMYGFKTPEDMINTIKDIKHHYINPSDRDRFKRLIESHGYVKGFEANQYHRNGSIIWISINAHVVRDEKGNILYYEGTAKDITMRKRAQKELLEQQEQLRALSMRLVELEETERRRISQELHDSVGQNLTALSINLNIIASQLKNISQDTITSRLNDSLVILEQTTEKIRDVMSDLRPSVLDDYGLLAGLRWYGRLFSLRTGIDIWIHGEDLAERPGISIENALFRISQEALTNIAKHSGATEVNIHLHMNNGILQLSIEDNGRGFDMEDVMHYNKSVREKRAKWGLTTMKERALSVRGNIQIESQKGKGTKVIVSVPI, encoded by the coding sequence ATGGCAAAACCAGTAGATAAAAAAGAGACAATTGTTATAGTAAAAGGTAAAAGAAAGGGTATAGCATCACCCATCAAAACCTTTATAAAAAAAATTATGCCTTTTGGAAGGATTATACAGGCAAATGATATAAACGAAGGGATCAACCTGTTTCCCAAAGACCACCCTGGATTGATAATAACGGATACAGATTCATTCTCTAATATTTTGAATAAAATTAAACTCGAAGAAAAGACAGACTCCTGTATGGATACCAAAGAACAGCTAAAAGTATGTCAACAGCGCTATCAGGAGCTATTAAACAATATGAAGATCGGGGTTGTCATATATGAAACCCCAGATAACGGCGAGACCTTTTATGTAAAAGAATTCAACAAAGGTGCAGAGTTCATAGAAAAGGTAAAAGGCTCTGAAATAATAGGAAAGAAAATTGATGAGGTATTCCCTGGTGTGCACCAATTCGGTCTCACAGAGGTCATAAAAAGGGTTTACAAAACAGGCTCGCCAGAACATCATCCCATAGGTTTATATAGTGACGAAAGGATAAAGGGATGGCGTGACAATTATGTTTATAGACTACCATCAGGAGAAGTAGTTACTATTTATACAGACGAGACAGATAGAAAACAGGCAGAGCAGGCCCTACAGAAAAGTGAGGAAAGGTATAGGAATATATTTGAGAATATATCAGAGGGTATCTTTCAGACAACACCAGAAGGCCGTTATATCTTGGTAAATCCTGCCCTTGCTCGAATGTATGGGTTTAAAACACCTGAAGACATGATAAATACCATCAAAGATATAAAACACCATTATATTAATCCATCGGACAGGGATAGATTCAAAAGGCTCATAGAAAGTCATGGTTATGTGAAAGGTTTTGAAGCAAACCAGTATCACAGGAATGGTTCTATTATATGGATCTCCATAAATGCTCATGTGGTAAGAGATGAAAAGGGCAACATCCTATATTACGAAGGGACTGCAAAAGACATAACCATGAGAAAGAGGGCGCAGAAAGAACTACTGGAACAGCAGGAACAGCTAAGGGCGCTATCAATGAGACTTGTAGAACTGGAAGAGACAGAAAGGAGGAGGATTTCCCAAGAACTCCATGACAGTGTTGGCCAAAACCTTACGGCATTAAGCATAAACCTTAATATTATAGCCTCTCAACTAAAAAACATTTCCCAGGACACCATTACTTCACGCCTCAATGACTCTCTTGTAATCCTTGAACAGACCACCGAGAAGATCCGTGATGTCATGTCAGACCTAAGACCTTCTGTTCTTGATGACTATGGACTATTGGCAGGGCTCAGGTGGTATGGAAGGCTCTTTAGTTTAAGAACAGGTATAGATATTTGGATCCATGGGGAAGATTTGGCAGAGAGACCTGGCATATCTATAGAAAACGCACTCTTTAGGATATCCCAGGAGGCATTAACAAACATAGCAAAGCACTCTGGCGCCACAGAGGTAAATATCCATCTCCATATGAATAATGGCATATTACAACTGTCCATAGAAGACAATGGCAGGGGTTTTGATATGGAAGATGTAATGCACTATAATAAAAGTGTGAGGGAAAAGAGAGCTAAGTGGGGTTTAACGACCATGAAGGAGAGGGCATTATCTGTTAGAGGGAATATACAAATTGAGTCCCAAAAAGGAAAGGGAACAAAGGTTATTGTTAGTGTCCCGATTTAA
- the lsrF gene encoding 3-hydroxy-5-phosphonooxypentane-2,4-dione thiolase: MPEVDESEKEKQFYVDIPAKSEAFFLKGCNNLDWGMKNRLSRIFNPKSGKTLMLAIDHGYFQGPTTGLERVDVTILPLLPYADTLMLTRGILRAIIPPTFDKGIVLRSSGGPSILNELSNEEIAIDIDEAIRLNASAMAVQVFIGGKFETKSVHNMTRLVDMGNRYGIPVLGVTAVGKDMARDAKYMRLASRILAELGVTYVKTYYVEEGFDTVVASCPVPIVIAGGKKLPELDALTMAYNAIQDGALGVDMGRNIFQSDDPVAMIKALRMVVHDGEKPKSAYEFYLEEKNKGQTKKKRTKR, encoded by the coding sequence ATGCCCGAGGTAGATGAATCAGAGAAGGAAAAACAATTCTATGTGGATATACCGGCAAAGAGTGAGGCTTTTTTTCTCAAAGGCTGCAACAATCTTGACTGGGGTATGAAGAACCGACTATCAAGGATCTTTAATCCCAAATCAGGGAAAACACTCATGCTTGCCATCGATCATGGATATTTTCAAGGTCCGACCACAGGTCTTGAACGGGTAGATGTGACCATACTACCGCTTTTACCCTATGCAGATACCCTAATGCTCACAAGGGGCATATTGAGGGCTATCATCCCACCTACCTTTGATAAGGGTATAGTTTTAAGGTCAAGCGGGGGACCCAGTATCTTGAATGAGCTATCCAATGAAGAGATAGCCATAGATATAGACGAGGCAATAAGACTCAATGCCTCTGCCATGGCGGTCCAAGTATTTATCGGCGGTAAGTTCGAGACCAAATCGGTTCATAACATGACACGTCTGGTAGATATGGGGAATAGATACGGTATACCTGTCCTCGGAGTAACAGCGGTGGGAAAGGATATGGCAAGGGATGCAAAGTATATGCGCCTTGCTTCAAGGATTTTGGCTGAACTGGGCGTTACCTATGTAAAGACATATTATGTAGAAGAGGGATTTGATACTGTGGTGGCATCATGCCCTGTCCCCATTGTTATAGCAGGGGGCAAAAAACTTCCTGAACTCGATGCCCTCACCATGGCATATAATGCCATCCAGGATGGTGCGCTGGGTGTTGATATGGGGAGAAACATCTTTCAATCAGATGACCCTGTAGCTATGATAAAGGCGTTGAGGATGGTAGTCCATGATGGAGAGAAACCAAAATCAGCATATGAATTCTATCTTGAGGAGAAAAACAAGGGTCAAACAAAAAAGAAAAGGACAAAAAGATAG
- a CDS encoding alcohol dehydrogenase catalytic domain-containing protein — translation MYYHNKKVEVEELPIPVLGQDDILIKVMASGICGSDVLEWYRIKKAPLVLGHEVAGEVVDVGGFIKHLKKGDRVFATHHVPCEECYFCRRGHETACEVFQTKNNFSPGGFSEYLRVSGKSVHTGVLKLPHDVSYEEGSFIEPLGTVVRGLKAIDLQKDDTVVVLGCGIAGLLMIKLAKAYGAGKIIATDIDDFRLDAARRFGAAITLKPHEDIKGRLLEINDGRLADKVIVCAGVLSAARQSIGLVERGGTILFFAVPNPGEVVDIDFTPFWRNDITIKTCYGASPKDNTKALELIREKIVDVEDLITHRLSLSEIGKGFEIASKGKDCLKVIIKPFT, via the coding sequence ATGTATTACCATAATAAAAAGGTAGAGGTAGAAGAGCTCCCTATCCCTGTTTTAGGCCAGGATGACATCCTCATCAAGGTCATGGCCAGTGGCATTTGTGGAAGCGATGTCTTGGAATGGTATAGGATAAAAAAGGCACCCCTTGTCTTGGGTCACGAGGTAGCAGGAGAGGTAGTTGATGTAGGTGGCTTTATAAAACATCTTAAAAAAGGTGACCGTGTATTTGCTACACATCATGTCCCGTGTGAGGAATGTTACTTTTGCAGGAGGGGTCACGAGACTGCCTGTGAGGTATTTCAGACAAAAAATAATTTTTCACCAGGAGGATTCTCAGAATATCTCAGGGTTTCAGGCAAAAGTGTCCATACAGGGGTCTTAAAACTACCTCATGATGTATCATATGAAGAAGGGTCATTTATTGAACCCCTGGGCACTGTAGTTAGAGGCCTCAAGGCCATTGACCTGCAAAAGGATGATACAGTTGTAGTTCTTGGTTGTGGGATCGCAGGACTCCTTATGATAAAACTCGCCAAGGCCTATGGGGCAGGAAAGATCATTGCCACAGATATAGATGATTTCAGGCTTGATGCAGCCAGGAGGTTCGGTGCAGCAATCACCTTAAAACCCCATGAGGATATAAAAGGTAGATTGTTAGAAATAAATGATGGAAGGCTTGCAGATAAGGTAATCGTATGTGCAGGGGTCCTCTCTGCAGCCAGACAGTCCATTGGTCTTGTGGAAAGAGGCGGGACAATACTATTTTTTGCAGTCCCTAATCCCGGTGAGGTGGTGGATATAGACTTTACACCCTTTTGGAGAAATGACATAACCATAAAGACATGTTATGGTGCATCACCCAAAGACAATACAAAGGCATTGGAACTCATAAGGGAGAAGATAGTAGATGTAGAGGACCTTATAACCCACAGGCTTAGCCTTTCTGAGATAGGTAAAGGTTTTGAAATAGCATCAAAAGGTAAGGATTGCCTCAAGGTTATAATAAAACCCTTTACGTAA
- a CDS encoding NADH-quinone oxidoreductase subunit NuoF, translated as MNKLKKKITTAKDKWKELQENKYPVIYVGAASCGRAAGALELVSEIEKFVEENNITAKVIQVGCIGPCYLEPLVDIKMPGQPRISYSNVNQKVLANILKSHLIDGQPYARASIGNFSKEKFMDIPPFFEQPMLKPQVRIVLRNCGIIDPEEIDHYLATDGYQGIMNALKMTPEDVIGVVRQAGLRGRGGAGFPTFKKWTVCRNAPGEQKYLICNADEGDPGAFMNRSLIESDPHAVLEGMLIAGYAIGASKGIVYIRAEYPLAIERLKKAIAQMKEYGLLGKNILGSKFSFDIKIKEGAGAFVCGEETALIASIEGKRGMPRSRPPFPAISGLFGCPTIINNVETLGTLPNILRNGAEWYTRYGKEGNRGTKTFSLVGKIRRSGLIEVQLGTTLREIIFEIGGGVQKNFKAIQTGGPSGGCLSEEFLDLPVDYESLASAGSIMGSGGLIVMDEDTCVVDVAKYFLDFTQKESCGKCIPCRVGTKHMVEILDKITHGEGSPDDLLTLRNLGDTIKKGALCGLGQTAPNPVLTTLRYFRNEYLEHIKEGRCRAVVCKDLIEYRVIKEKCTGCQSCVRVCPTGAISGPRSEPHNLDPTKCIKCRSCYEICRFDAIAGDAIVIRTAEKRS; from the coding sequence ATGAATAAACTAAAAAAGAAGATAACCACGGCAAAGGATAAATGGAAAGAATTACAGGAGAATAAATATCCTGTAATCTATGTGGGTGCGGCCTCATGTGGAAGGGCAGCAGGCGCCCTGGAGCTCGTTTCAGAGATAGAGAAATTCGTTGAAGAAAATAACATAACAGCAAAGGTTATACAGGTTGGATGTATTGGACCTTGTTATCTTGAGCCTCTTGTGGACATCAAGATGCCTGGCCAGCCCAGGATAAGTTATTCCAATGTGAACCAGAAGGTCCTTGCCAATATCCTAAAAAGTCATCTCATAGATGGTCAACCTTATGCAAGGGCATCTATAGGCAACTTCAGCAAAGAAAAATTCATGGATATCCCGCCATTCTTTGAACAACCCATGTTAAAACCACAGGTGAGGATAGTTTTAAGGAACTGCGGTATTATCGACCCTGAAGAGATAGACCACTATCTGGCTACAGATGGCTATCAGGGTATCATGAATGCCCTGAAGATGACTCCAGAAGATGTTATAGGGGTTGTCCGTCAGGCAGGATTAAGGGGCAGAGGAGGAGCAGGCTTTCCCACCTTTAAGAAGTGGACCGTATGTAGAAATGCCCCAGGAGAACAAAAGTATCTCATATGCAATGCCGATGAGGGTGACCCTGGTGCATTTATGAACAGATCCCTCATTGAATCTGACCCCCACGCTGTTCTTGAAGGTATGCTTATAGCAGGTTATGCCATAGGTGCCAGCAAGGGCATAGTATACATAAGGGCTGAATACCCCCTTGCCATAGAGAGACTCAAAAAAGCCATAGCCCAGATGAAGGAATATGGACTCCTTGGCAAGAACATCCTCGGTTCAAAATTCAGCTTTGACATCAAAATAAAAGAAGGTGCCGGTGCCTTTGTATGTGGAGAAGAAACAGCCCTTATTGCATCCATAGAAGGCAAAAGAGGCATGCCACGTTCAAGACCGCCGTTCCCTGCCATTTCCGGGCTTTTCGGTTGCCCAACCATAATCAATAATGTAGAGACACTGGGCACACTGCCCAATATCTTAAGAAATGGTGCAGAGTGGTATACCAGATATGGCAAGGAAGGAAATAGGGGCACAAAGACATTCTCCCTTGTGGGAAAGATAAGGAGGTCAGGACTTATTGAGGTTCAACTGGGGACTACATTGAGGGAGATCATATTTGAAATTGGCGGAGGCGTTCAGAAGAATTTCAAGGCAATCCAGACAGGTGGCCCATCAGGCGGTTGCCTATCAGAAGAATTCCTTGACCTCCCTGTAGACTATGAATCCCTGGCATCTGCAGGTTCTATTATGGGTTCTGGTGGACTTATTGTCATGGATGAGGATACATGTGTTGTGGATGTGGCAAAGTATTTCCTTGATTTTACCCAGAAGGAATCCTGTGGAAAATGCATACCGTGTAGGGTGGGAACAAAACATATGGTGGAGATTCTGGATAAGATTACCCATGGAGAAGGCAGCCCTGATGACCTTTTAACATTGAGAAACCTTGGGGATACCATAAAAAAGGGTGCCCTCTGCGGTCTTGGTCAGACAGCGCCAAACCCTGTGCTTACCACACTAAGGTATTTCAGAAACGAGTATCTTGAACATATAAAAGAAGGCCGTTGCCGTGCTGTGGTGTGTAAAGACCTGATTGAATACAGGGTGATAAAGGAAAAATGCACAGGTTGTCAGTCCTGCGTAAGGGTATGTCCCACCGGCGCCATATCAGGCCCAAGGTCAGAACCCCATAACCTTGATCCTACAAAATGTATAAAGTGTCGTTCCTGCTATGAAATCTGCCGTTTTGATGCCATTGCCGGCGATGCAATTGTTATTCGCACAGCGGAGAAGAGATCATGA
- the nuoE gene encoding NADH-quinone oxidoreductase subunit NuoE, giving the protein MKDHADVWSQEMDMTEKMRSLFEKYERSPDQLIPILQEVQREYGYVSPESVKMISKYLKVTENQIYGVSSFYAQFRFTPPGRHSIKVCLGTACHVKGGATLLEMLERELDIRCGETTTDRRFDLDRVACLGCCALSPVVQIDKEISSRMTVTKLSELLKKYE; this is encoded by the coding sequence ATGAAAGATCACGCTGATGTGTGGTCTCAGGAGATGGACATGACTGAAAAAATGCGTTCTTTATTTGAGAAATACGAAAGGTCGCCTGATCAGCTAATCCCCATACTCCAGGAGGTTCAAAGGGAATATGGGTATGTATCACCGGAATCCGTAAAGATGATATCAAAATACCTGAAGGTAACAGAGAATCAGATTTACGGTGTATCTTCCTTTTATGCCCAGTTTCGCTTTACTCCTCCAGGTCGCCATTCTATTAAGGTATGTCTTGGGACTGCCTGTCACGTAAAAGGAGGGGCAACCCTTTTAGAGATGTTAGAAAGAGAACTCGATATAAGATGTGGAGAGACTACTACTGACAGGCGTTTTGACCTTGACAGGGTTGCCTGTCTGGGATGTTGCGCCTTATCCCCTGTTGTCCAGATAGATAAGGAAATATCCAGTCGTATGACTGTAACAAAACTATCGGAGCTATTGAAAAAATATGAATAA